The proteins below come from a single Synechococcus sp. WH 8101 genomic window:
- a CDS encoding ParB N-terminal domain-containing protein: protein MFESQLHDYENAEPKDTIEIPIDEIKVNRRMRRTDEERIKDLAESIKNIGLLHNISVALKDGSYVLLSGLHRLEAFKILGRTSITATVRQSNDRIDQLIEVEENLVRSELNAIQTAEHIIKREELLIALGKKAVVGNNQYTEDKITNEDLARQMGYTKRTYQYKRSVANLNPEVKDLLSETKFAENLMDMVKLQKEPDHIQLEVANLLLCGKARTFRRAFVMAQMKFKQDRWTDEIKEVKDKIGIPKSIMKWERKDTELTKICSLVSDSEDTIVNKRTAYFGTNPVRNYQTNPEMSRWFINFFSKEGDLVMDNFAGRGSNLIAAAYEGRRVVGYDLSSTNLDLIRGTCLEHTRIKPEDLTLHHSCGIELAEYESCSDHFDMIINDVPYIFGAEDYKSGDDRDLCKVKNLDEYHKRMEVCLKNMKRLIKPSSWKDRIFNPIVMKVGSGRRNSIGTGLVSMDVELEIIARKVGLTIHDKIFNELRSSFQSFNVGRCIENKYTIKSHECSVVMVKYVKSQDAK from the coding sequence GTGTTTGAATCGCAATTGCACGATTACGAGAATGCTGAACCTAAAGATACGATTGAAATTCCGATTGACGAAATCAAAGTCAATCGAAGAATGAGAAGAACCGACGAAGAAAGAATCAAAGATCTTGCTGAATCAATCAAAAACATTGGATTGCTCCATAACATTAGTGTTGCACTTAAAGATGGGAGTTATGTTCTACTGAGTGGATTGCATAGATTAGAAGCATTCAAGATTCTTGGAAGAACCAGCATTACTGCAACAGTTCGACAAAGCAACGACCGCATAGATCAACTGATAGAGGTTGAGGAAAATTTGGTTCGATCTGAATTAAATGCAATTCAAACTGCAGAACATATCATCAAAAGAGAAGAACTCTTAATTGCTCTTGGAAAGAAAGCAGTAGTGGGAAATAATCAATATACAGAAGATAAAATCACGAATGAAGACCTTGCTAGACAAATGGGATATACAAAAAGAACATATCAATACAAACGATCAGTTGCCAATCTGAATCCAGAAGTAAAGGATCTTCTATCAGAAACAAAGTTTGCCGAGAACTTGATGGATATGGTGAAACTACAAAAAGAACCAGATCACATTCAACTTGAGGTTGCAAATTTATTACTTTGTGGGAAAGCACGAACTTTCAGGAGAGCATTTGTTATGGCTCAGATGAAATTTAAGCAGGATCGATGGACTGATGAAATTAAAGAAGTCAAAGATAAGATTGGAATTCCAAAAAGCATAATGAAATGGGAAAGAAAGGATACAGAACTTACAAAGATATGTTCACTGGTGTCAGATTCAGAAGATACTATTGTCAACAAGAGGACGGCATACTTTGGAACAAATCCAGTTCGTAACTATCAGACTAATCCTGAGATGAGTAGATGGTTCATCAACTTTTTTAGTAAGGAAGGAGATCTGGTGATGGATAATTTTGCTGGTCGTGGCAGCAACCTTATTGCTGCTGCCTACGAGGGTCGTCGAGTCGTGGGATATGACTTGTCATCCACGAACCTCGATTTGATTCGTGGAACATGCTTGGAACACACTCGAATCAAACCAGAAGACCTCACACTCCATCATAGCTGTGGCATCGAATTAGCAGAATACGAGTCCTGCAGTGATCACTTCGACATGATAATAAATGATGTGCCTTATATCTTTGGTGCTGAGGATTATAAAAGTGGTGACGATCGTGATTTATGCAAGGTCAAAAATCTGGATGAATATCATAAAAGAATGGAGGTATGCTTGAAAAACATGAAACGACTAATCAAACCAAGTTCTTGGAAAGATCGAATTTTCAATCCAATAGTAATGAAGGTTGGTAGTGGTAGAAGAAATTCTATTGGGACTGGATTGGTTTCGATGGATGTTGAACTTGAAATCATTGCAAGAAAGGTCGGACTGACAATTCACGACAAAATCTTCAACGAACTTAGATCGTCATTTCAATCTTTCAATGTTGGCAGATGCATTGAAAACAAATATACAATCAAATCTCATGAATGCTCTGTAGTAATGGTGAAATATGTTAAGTCTCAAGATGCAAAGTAA
- a CDS encoding DUF4114 domain-containing protein, whose amino-acid sequence MATPLRYLGFSGGGWNTHTVSSGMMSAALQMARERGATDGDFGLLLNNFNGAAGNSGGSWFLTMLSYSPGFADALANQADDWFTSGYMGQQRQIFQPNATEAAELIKRILKEELNKNIKSTSLYQALNSNPLVVAPAKLAELFLGKNDIIADIVSTINNGVVDLAVNSLGSIQALQTAWNEYGLYPTLLYLASQNNFNWLDLVKNTAYSPYGMSTLMSRGFNEINRNPWATSLQLILPGAFNNTRVSSFGNLARYYTTSATSNSPELREGQLITPMSMVIGGGVNPTNKFTSLSGSFEQQFNQFNLFSNPTDTKRAALNNELNLDLSIIEAATLSGAFAGDISSINSFNRLIKDKLGVDLDPESIKSQLNSTTESLLSWIPPRLRSGVVSVLNNVLDGAFDATLKPIITGFSSTLSRAFSNFAVPVSLSGGVARYENPENFKNLNELTNAQNYRFIDGGYVDNTTVANIVSEIQREHGVDQDFDLTFFVNNTDPGIIPKEVTGLDKDFTVPIDLAKLFGGEGSLASWQSDSQVRDFAPFNTPAAFPYIFDRSAWQGEKPVWQWDNSDEWQDDEEKATYLAYYKLDVETIDNPYFAIKEKQKGELNIFTSYNLSSGPGPYDPSFFNLYENIYQATREGIINKGGYVHLLSAMNVMNLESNEQGQLSFTSDEELNHSVQIDLDQVDTDYLSLIDIYKLTADGQRIYSGSLGGSDEEAPFEYDNGPQALMMNAGDSLEFEIQTKNSPDPIQGSIQLQETDNGYQLLGLKTGDSLFSATASFAPVIDGKESVSDDDTARDSSDDTYFSFTEGTRLKIAVNAIAAMTNRFSIIKIDRDPITGEASYLGSAIDSSEMNDLLINTFGQEQSGTQFGSKTLNPYSQREFTWTVEETGLFAPVLLTEEGGIFALGHDLIGESTHTRILGDYTVGFEDQYDRNSDYDYNDAIVKFEAIA is encoded by the coding sequence ATGGCCACTCCGCTGCGCTATCTCGGCTTCTCCGGCGGCGGATGGAACACCCATACGGTGTCGTCGGGAATGATGAGCGCGGCGCTGCAGATGGCGCGCGAACGTGGCGCAACCGATGGCGATTTTGGACTGCTGCTCAACAACTTCAACGGGGCGGCTGGCAACTCGGGTGGTAGCTGGTTTCTCACCATGCTCAGCTACTCGCCAGGCTTCGCCGACGCCCTAGCCAATCAGGCCGACGACTGGTTCACCAGTGGCTACATGGGCCAGCAACGGCAGATTTTTCAGCCGAATGCCACAGAGGCTGCCGAACTGATCAAAAGAATCCTCAAAGAAGAACTCAATAAAAACATCAAGTCAACATCTCTCTATCAAGCGCTAAACAGCAATCCTCTCGTAGTCGCTCCAGCAAAATTAGCAGAACTATTCCTCGGAAAAAACGACATTATCGCGGACATCGTCTCCACAATCAACAATGGAGTTGTCGATCTCGCTGTTAACAGCCTTGGGTCCATCCAGGCCCTACAAACAGCATGGAACGAATACGGCCTTTACCCGACGCTTCTGTACCTTGCCTCGCAAAACAATTTTAATTGGCTCGATTTAGTCAAAAATACCGCCTATTCCCCCTATGGAATGAGCACCCTGATGTCCAGAGGGTTCAACGAAATCAATCGCAACCCATGGGCAACGAGCCTGCAACTGATTCTTCCTGGAGCATTCAACAATACAAGGGTATCTTCGTTTGGCAATCTTGCTCGATATTACACAACGAGTGCAACATCAAACAGCCCTGAGCTTCGCGAAGGTCAGCTGATCACGCCCATGAGCATGGTGATCGGAGGCGGAGTCAATCCAACAAATAAATTTACATCCCTGAGTGGCAGCTTCGAGCAACAATTCAATCAATTCAATCTTTTTAGCAACCCAACCGATACTAAGAGAGCAGCTCTGAACAATGAACTGAATCTCGATCTTTCAATTATCGAGGCAGCCACCCTGTCGGGAGCTTTCGCGGGAGATATTTCATCCATCAACTCATTCAACAGGCTGATTAAAGACAAGCTGGGTGTCGACCTCGACCCTGAGAGTATTAAATCTCAACTAAATTCCACAACAGAAAGCCTCCTGTCTTGGATCCCTCCACGACTTAGGTCTGGTGTTGTCAGTGTATTAAACAACGTCCTAGACGGCGCCTTTGATGCAACCCTGAAACCAATTATCACGGGATTCTCTTCAACACTCAGCAGAGCATTCTCAAACTTTGCTGTGCCAGTGAGCCTTTCTGGAGGAGTAGCCCGCTACGAAAACCCAGAAAATTTCAAAAACCTCAACGAACTAACCAACGCACAAAACTATAGATTCATCGACGGCGGCTACGTCGACAACACAACAGTCGCCAATATCGTCAGCGAAATCCAAAGAGAGCATGGGGTTGATCAAGATTTTGATCTTACTTTTTTTGTCAACAATACCGACCCAGGGATTATTCCCAAAGAAGTCACAGGTCTCGACAAAGATTTCACTGTGCCGATAGACCTGGCCAAGCTATTTGGCGGAGAAGGATCTCTCGCCTCCTGGCAATCCGACAGTCAAGTGCGGGACTTCGCCCCATTCAACACCCCAGCAGCGTTTCCATACATCTTTGATCGATCGGCATGGCAGGGTGAAAAGCCCGTCTGGCAATGGGACAACAGTGATGAATGGCAGGACGATGAAGAGAAAGCCACCTACCTTGCTTATTACAAGCTCGACGTCGAAACCATTGACAATCCCTACTTTGCCATCAAAGAAAAACAAAAGGGTGAACTTAATATTTTCACGAGCTACAACCTGAGTTCGGGACCAGGTCCCTATGACCCAAGCTTCTTCAATCTCTACGAGAATATTTATCAAGCCACACGAGAAGGCATTATCAATAAAGGCGGATACGTTCACCTACTCTCAGCCATGAACGTAATGAACCTGGAATCCAATGAGCAGGGGCAACTCTCATTTACCTCCGACGAAGAATTGAATCACTCAGTCCAGATTGACCTGGATCAAGTTGATACCGACTACTTGAGCTTGATCGATATCTACAAACTCACTGCAGACGGTCAACGCATCTACAGCGGCTCCTTGGGTGGATCCGATGAAGAAGCTCCTTTCGAATACGACAACGGGCCTCAAGCCTTGATGATGAATGCGGGTGACTCGCTTGAGTTTGAAATACAAACAAAAAACTCGCCTGATCCCATCCAAGGCTCTATTCAGCTTCAGGAAACTGATAACGGCTATCAGCTTTTGGGACTCAAGACTGGCGACAGTCTTTTCTCAGCGACGGCAAGCTTTGCACCGGTCATTGATGGCAAGGAATCCGTCAGCGATGACGACACCGCGCGCGACAGTTCTGACGATACCTATTTCTCATTTACAGAAGGCACTCGTCTCAAAATCGCCGTGAATGCGATTGCCGCTATGACCAATCGCTTTTCCATCATCAAAATCGACCGAGATCCAATCACGGGTGAGGCGAGCTACCTCGGCAGCGCCATCGACAGTTCAGAAATGAATGACCTCTTGATCAACACCTTTGGCCAAGAGCAAAGTGGAACGCAATTCGGCTCAAAAACACTGAATCCCTATTCCCAGCGCGAATTCACTTGGACCGTTGAAGAAACAGGCCTCTTCGCGCCTGTTCTTCTCACAGAAGAAGGGGGTATCTTCGCGCTGGGGCACGATCTGATCGGAGAATCAACCCATACCCGCATCCTTGGCGACTACACGGTTGGATTTGAAGATCAATACGATCGCAACTCTGATTACGACTACAACGACGCCATCGTTAAATTCGAAGCGATCGCTTGA
- a CDS encoding recombinase family protein produces MANGTTQDFVVLLRISTAKTGGIDSNGIAAQRRDINLFLQQQDNPRVIEEFVEVESGAAKERPVLEQAIKCCQKNRCPLLVQKVDRLTRDVETLGRLTKMKNVDIRIASLPNADNFQIHLYGILASQEREFISKRVRSGMREAKERGVKFGNPKLAELNKTRKHEARIYAYEHSELIKNLRNDGKTYRQICELLNSSGIKTRTGKYFHPVQVHRILKRATEVMQ; encoded by the coding sequence ATGGCAAACGGAACAACTCAAGATTTCGTGGTGCTACTACGAATCTCAACTGCCAAGACTGGTGGGATCGACTCCAACGGCATCGCAGCACAGAGGAGAGATATCAACCTCTTCCTGCAGCAGCAGGACAACCCTCGTGTGATCGAAGAGTTCGTAGAGGTCGAGTCAGGAGCAGCCAAAGAACGACCCGTGCTGGAACAGGCAATTAAGTGCTGCCAGAAGAACCGATGCCCTCTCTTGGTTCAGAAGGTCGATAGATTGACTCGTGATGTTGAAACTCTTGGTCGTCTAACTAAGATGAAGAATGTAGATATCAGAATCGCATCACTTCCTAATGCAGATAATTTTCAAATTCATCTTTATGGTATACTTGCATCACAAGAAAGAGAATTTATATCTAAAAGAGTTCGTTCTGGTATGCGAGAAGCAAAAGAACGGGGAGTAAAATTTGGAAATCCTAAACTTGCAGAATTGAATAAAACAAGAAAACACGAAGCAAGAATATATGCTTACGAACATTCTGAATTAATCAAAAATCTAAGAAACGATGGAAAAACATATCGTCAGATATGCGAGCTCCTCAATTCCTCTGGAATCAAGACCAGAACTGGGAAGTACTTCCATCCAGTTCAAGTTCATAGGATACTAAAGAGAGCAACTGAGGTAATGCAATGA
- a CDS encoding dihydrolipoamide acetyltransferase family protein: MAIHDIFMPALSSTMTEGKIVEWLKQPGDKVARGESVLVVESDKADMDVESFNEGYLAAVLMPAGSTAPVGETIGLIVESEAEIAAAQAKAGGGGGGAAPAAAAAPAAVTSATPATPAASAPIAPPAPAAAAVPPPLEQPAASADGRIVASPRAKKLAAQMGVELTKVRGSGPNGRIQAEDVERAAGRPVTPPRVGEGTAAAIVAGAASASSTAPASPAGNSFGAPGETVAFNTLQQAVNRNMEASLAVPCFRVGYTITTDKLDAFYKQVKPKGVTMTALLAKAVAVTLARHPQVNAATTAAGMAYPADVNVAIAVAMEDGGLITPVLRQADRTDLYAMSRQWADLVKRSRSKQLQPEEYSTGTFTLSNLGMFGVDRFDAILPPGTGAILAVAASRPTVVAGNDGSISVKRQMQVNLTADHRVIYGADGAAFLKDLAELIETRPESLAL, from the coding sequence ATGGCAATCCACGACATCTTCATGCCTGCCCTCAGCTCCACCATGACTGAGGGCAAGATTGTGGAGTGGTTGAAGCAGCCTGGCGACAAGGTGGCCAGAGGGGAATCGGTGTTGGTGGTCGAGTCGGATAAGGCCGACATGGACGTGGAGTCGTTCAACGAGGGCTACCTGGCGGCCGTGTTGATGCCCGCCGGCAGCACCGCACCGGTGGGCGAAACGATCGGCCTGATCGTGGAAAGCGAGGCCGAGATTGCTGCGGCACAGGCCAAAGCCGGCGGCGGAGGTGGCGGTGCGGCCCCGGCTGCAGCAGCAGCCCCCGCAGCAGTCACGTCTGCGACCCCGGCGACTCCTGCCGCCTCTGCACCGATCGCGCCTCCAGCGCCTGCAGCCGCCGCTGTGCCGCCGCCCCTAGAGCAGCCTGCCGCTTCGGCGGATGGTCGGATTGTGGCCAGCCCTCGGGCCAAGAAATTGGCGGCCCAAATGGGCGTGGAGCTCACCAAGGTGAGGGGCAGTGGTCCGAATGGCCGGATTCAGGCTGAGGATGTGGAGCGGGCGGCCGGTCGTCCGGTGACGCCACCGCGGGTGGGTGAAGGCACGGCCGCGGCGATCGTCGCCGGGGCTGCGTCTGCATCTTCTACCGCGCCAGCCTCACCCGCTGGTAACAGTTTTGGGGCCCCTGGGGAGACCGTGGCCTTCAACACCCTGCAACAGGCCGTCAATCGCAACATGGAAGCGAGCCTGGCGGTGCCTTGCTTCCGGGTGGGCTACACCATCACGACCGACAAGCTGGACGCCTTCTACAAGCAGGTGAAGCCCAAGGGCGTCACGATGACGGCGCTGCTGGCCAAGGCTGTGGCGGTGACCCTGGCCCGGCACCCCCAAGTGAATGCCGCGACCACGGCTGCGGGGATGGCCTACCCCGCCGATGTGAACGTGGCAATCGCTGTCGCGATGGAAGACGGGGGACTGATTACTCCCGTGCTGCGCCAGGCCGATCGCACTGATCTCTACGCGATGTCTCGTCAGTGGGCCGATCTGGTGAAGCGCTCCCGCAGCAAGCAGCTGCAACCTGAGGAATACAGCACCGGCACCTTCACCCTGTCGAACCTGGGCATGTTCGGTGTGGATCGTTTTGATGCGATCTTGCCTCCGGGCACTGGTGCGATTCTGGCGGTGGCCGCATCACGGCCCACGGTGGTGGCTGGCAACGATGGCTCGATTTCCGTGAAGCGGCAGATGCAGGTGAACCTCACGGCCGACCACCGTGTGATCTACGGCGCTGATGGCGCCGCTTTCCTCAAAGATCTGGCCGAGCTGATTGAAACCAGGCCGGAAAGCCTGGCTCTGTGA
- a CDS encoding ISAs1 family transposase, producing MPETASVAADLSAPDDLINFLKAIPDGRYRRGVRYPQWFLLLVAVLGILSGCRSSRDLEAFAKRHREALNQALDLNFKRWPSDATFLYLFNKAHLQQFGEVLQAWMISQIPGGAEGLDQLVCDGKTLRGSAIETDDGNHRFVAQVTVYARALGVALAQTTYDTHESSEKAALKELLSTLDLNGVLIQADALHTTQAFFAGAWSRGPTSC from the coding sequence ATGCCCGAAACCGCCTCCGTTGCAGCTGATCTGAGCGCACCGGATGATCTGATCAACTTTCTCAAGGCCATTCCCGACGGCCGCTACCGGCGTGGCGTGCGTTACCCGCAGTGGTTCCTGCTGTTGGTGGCGGTGCTTGGGATCCTGAGCGGCTGCAGGAGCTCTCGCGATCTGGAGGCTTTTGCCAAGCGGCACCGGGAGGCGCTGAACCAGGCCCTGGACCTGAACTTCAAGCGCTGGCCGTCAGATGCCACCTTCCTTTACCTGTTCAATAAGGCGCATCTTCAGCAGTTTGGCGAGGTGCTGCAGGCCTGGATGATCAGCCAGATCCCAGGTGGCGCCGAGGGTCTGGACCAACTGGTCTGCGACGGGAAAACCCTGCGGGGCTCCGCCATCGAGACAGATGACGGCAACCACCGGTTCGTTGCCCAGGTCACCGTCTACGCCCGAGCCCTTGGGGTGGCGTTGGCCCAGACGACCTATGACACCCACGAGTCCAGTGAGAAGGCAGCGCTCAAGGAGCTGCTCAGCACGCTTGATCTCAATGGCGTCCTGATCCAGGCCGACGCACTGCACACGACACAGGCGTTTTTCGCTGGTGCCTGGAGCAGGGGGCCGACCTCCTGTTGA
- a CDS encoding ISAs1 family transposase, producing the protein MTVKSNQKILYRQIGCQFEGKRKIPFAATDVEKRHGRQTRWELKAKEAPEHIKANWPGSAWIVEVITSSTTLKGKRDIACHRFITSLRTTPDALLRLVRQRWSIENEWHWVRDTQLGEDAHRYTNRTGVGVFSFLRTVVMNLLRRGGYRSIRQGFRELAYDIKGMLALGGVRLAQANSE; encoded by the coding sequence TTGACCGTCAAATCCAACCAAAAGATCCTGTACCGGCAGATCGGCTGCCAGTTCGAGGGAAAGCGCAAGATCCCTTTTGCAGCAACGGATGTCGAGAAGCGGCACGGACGCCAGACACGCTGGGAACTCAAGGCCAAAGAGGCGCCAGAGCACATCAAGGCGAACTGGCCAGGCAGCGCCTGGATCGTGGAGGTGATCACCAGCAGCACGACCCTCAAAGGCAAGCGGGACATCGCCTGCCACAGATTCATCACCAGCCTGCGCACCACACCAGATGCTCTGCTGCGACTGGTCCGTCAGCGATGGAGCATTGAGAACGAGTGGCACTGGGTGCGCGATACGCAGCTCGGTGAGGACGCACACCGCTACACCAATCGGACCGGTGTCGGCGTGTTCTCCTTCCTGCGAACCGTGGTGATGAACCTGCTGCGCCGTGGTGGCTATCGCTCAATCCGCCAGGGCTTCCGGGAGCTGGCCTACGACATCAAAGGGATGCTGGCGTTGGGTGGGGTTCGGCTCGCGCAGGCGAATTCCGAATGA